The genomic segment TTAGTTCGGTCATACAAAGCGATCGATGATTGTTCATGCAAGAACACACTAGCAACCTTTTATTGGACCTTTACCATTCATAAACATGGCTCTCAATCATTTTGTTTCACTTGCTTGCGTGCCTCCCCTCTTTTCTTCTTGATCCATTGCTTTTCATCTGGCTCCAATTCAACGATCGAACCAATGGCCATGCTTGTGAGCACATATGTGGTGAATATAAAAGACGCAAATCCACCGTAATACGTTAATGTATGCATCAATCGTAACATGCGCCTGCAGATAGGGTTCAGAGGAGATAACTTGTTAACCCCACAAAAATCTTGTAAACAGAAGATGATCATACATACCACGAGTCATCGCCGGGTCTAGGCCCCACTTGCGTGGCAAGCTCCTCGCGCAGCCGACTGATATTTTGGCCTTCCCTACCAGGGATATTGTAGAACCTTTGCACATGCGAAACCTTGTCGTACAGCTCCTCTGTCATGTTATGGATCTCTGTCAGGAGTTTCTCCCGATCTTCACAGCCCTGCTTTGCAGATTGCAGTAGAGCATAAGATGAGTTCCTACAAAAATGATCATGCAACGGGAAAACAGTAGTACTAGCTGGTCCATGGATCAAAGCATTTAGAAACAGGGTTTTGCTATTCGGTCCTCGGATTATGCATCTTGTCAGGTCGAAAACAAttgttatttttttcctttttcttgaggAAACACAAGATCTGGATTCAATTTTGAGACGCCCTGGCTGTTTGGCGAAACATGGAGTTGGATTATCGAACGAGCTATTAGCACAGCATAAGCTAGTCCAGGTTGCAGAAGCAATCGCACAAAAAAGATATGAAATTGGTGAGCCGACGGGGGTAAAGTACCTTGGCCGCCGCCAGATTGTTGTCTGCGGCAGCAGCAGCGGAGGATGTGGTGGACCTAGCCCGGCCGACCTGGGAGAGCCTCGGGAAGAGCCGGCGCTGCGCCTTGTCCACAGCCACCGCCGGCGTCTGGCCACCGCCGACGAGCCTCCTCGCCGCGACTCGAAGCGCCGCCATCGGTAGCCGCCTGCGAAATAGCACGGATCAGGGGCAGCCCGTCGCCGAATCACGACCCTCCCCCACGCCTGG from the Triticum dicoccoides isolate Atlit2015 ecotype Zavitan unplaced genomic scaffold, WEW_v2.0 scaffold80354, whole genome shotgun sequence genome contains:
- the LOC119347945 gene encoding uncharacterized protein LOC119347945; this translates as MAALRVAARRLVGGGQTPAVAVDKAQRRLFPRLSQVGRARSTTSSAAAAADNNLAAAKGCEDREKLLTEIHNMTEELYDKVSHVQRFYNIPGREGQNISRLREELATQVGPRPGDDSWRMLRLMHTLTYYGGFASFIFTTYVLTSMAIGSIVELEPDEKQWIKKKRGEARKQVKQND